In one Pseudoclavibacter sp. Marseille-Q3772 genomic region, the following are encoded:
- a CDS encoding aspartate aminotransferase family protein: protein MTELTNAEVIANDTSHVLHSWSAQATLAPLAFKTGHASTLIDHDGNEYLDLSSQLVNTNIGHQHPAVVAAITKQAQQLTTIAPAHANATRARAAQLILELAPEGFKKVFFTNGGADANENAIRMARRYTGRDKVISHYRSYHGNTGAAIVATGDWRRIPNDYARGHLHVFGPHLYRTRFWAETEAQESERALEHLEQTILAEGAETIAAILLESVPGTAGVLVPPAGYLRGVREICDRYGIVLILDEVMAGFGRTGEWFAFSAHDVVPDLITFAKGVNSGYVPLGGVIVSAPIAAKFDDEVFPGGLTYSGHPLACAAAVATIEAMRDEGIVEHARRLGEEIIGPELRALEAELDVVGEVRGRGVFWAIELVADAEQRTPVSAAYMSAVKAALLEQGILPFTADNRIHVVPPCNISDDEVRRGLTAIAQALRSTQVS from the coding sequence ATGACAGAACTCACCAATGCCGAAGTAATCGCCAACGACACGAGTCACGTACTGCACTCGTGGTCGGCGCAGGCAACACTCGCGCCGCTGGCGTTCAAGACCGGACACGCCTCGACCCTCATCGACCACGACGGCAACGAGTACCTGGATCTCTCAAGTCAGCTGGTGAACACCAATATTGGCCACCAGCATCCCGCAGTTGTCGCTGCCATCACCAAGCAGGCACAGCAGCTCACTACGATCGCCCCGGCACACGCCAACGCCACACGAGCCCGCGCCGCACAGCTCATCCTCGAGCTGGCGCCCGAGGGGTTCAAGAAGGTGTTCTTTACCAACGGCGGTGCCGACGCGAACGAAAACGCGATCCGAATGGCCCGCCGCTACACCGGACGCGACAAGGTCATTTCGCACTATCGCTCGTATCACGGCAACACCGGCGCTGCCATCGTCGCCACCGGCGACTGGCGACGCATCCCCAATGACTACGCGCGCGGCCACCTGCACGTGTTCGGTCCGCACCTGTACCGCACTCGATTCTGGGCGGAAACCGAGGCCCAGGAGAGCGAACGTGCCCTGGAGCATCTTGAACAAACCATCCTCGCCGAAGGGGCCGAAACGATTGCGGCGATCCTACTCGAATCGGTCCCCGGAACCGCCGGAGTGCTCGTGCCACCGGCCGGTTACTTGCGCGGTGTGCGGGAAATCTGTGATCGCTACGGAATCGTGCTGATCCTGGATGAAGTCATGGCCGGATTCGGGCGCACCGGCGAGTGGTTCGCATTCTCGGCACACGATGTCGTCCCCGACCTCATCACCTTCGCCAAGGGTGTTAATAGCGGCTATGTGCCACTGGGCGGTGTCATCGTTTCGGCACCGATCGCCGCGAAGTTTGATGATGAAGTGTTCCCGGGTGGTCTTACCTACTCCGGTCATCCCCTGGCCTGCGCTGCTGCGGTGGCGACGATCGAGGCGATGCGGGATGAGGGGATCGTCGAGCACGCGCGACGACTGGGCGAAGAGATCATCGGCCCGGAACTACGTGCGCTCGAAGCAGAACTCGACGTGGTCGGTGAGGTTCGCGGCCGGGGCGTGTTCTGGGCGATCGAACTCGTCGCCGATGCCGAGCAGCGCACACCAGTATCGGCGGCATACATGTCGGCGGTGAAAGCCGCGCTGCTCGAACAGGGCATTCTGCCGTTCACCGCAGACAACCGCATCCACGTGGTGCCGCCCTGCAACATCAGCGATGATGAAGTACGTCGCGGCCTCACCGCCATCGCGCAGGCGCTGCGCAGCACCCAAGTTTCATAG
- a CDS encoding PucR family transcriptional regulator ligand-binding domain-containing protein has product MPLTLRELINTPELNLKLVEGEESPNLEHELSWVHSSDLLDPTPWLEAGQLLLTDGSQFTGESSVSEYVGRLQDAGILGLGYAVGVISDLVPEELSEACRTANLPLIVVTGRMPFIRIIRYVADRIAADRSARTMKSIAAQRAIARAALQPNGLAATLHELETQLDCWVALYDQLGRPIRLQTKRSAPSKLIDDLSASVAATLRGAKRASRTLDTEAGEVTLQTIGRTGALLGALVIGKSITGDSESNDLVASVLGIATIAIEQHRVLDTARHELRRGVLALLEAQATDAAVAALRALGGWVPDGPVMVSAVRGVKNWRATLGELEVLASGGEFAFAQVGEELVVVEPAQLTPRPSAAAFEGRELVIGVSRAVELREFAEGLRQARQAADRARCGEPVEFEALAQLGMFAWLEAADGSVAAQRLLESVYSRSDAKELLRDVQVWFAHNCAWDPAARELGMHRHTLRSRVDLVGELCHLDLSDFGARAELYAALQLRG; this is encoded by the coding sequence ATGCCACTCACGCTGCGCGAACTCATCAACACACCGGAGCTGAACCTCAAGCTCGTTGAGGGCGAGGAGAGCCCGAACCTCGAACACGAACTGTCCTGGGTGCATTCATCCGATCTACTCGACCCGACACCGTGGTTGGAGGCCGGACAATTGCTGCTCACCGATGGCTCGCAGTTCACCGGCGAGTCAAGCGTGAGCGAGTATGTCGGGCGGCTACAGGATGCGGGGATCCTTGGGCTCGGGTATGCGGTCGGGGTGATTTCTGATTTGGTGCCGGAAGAGCTCAGCGAAGCCTGTCGAACGGCCAACCTGCCGCTCATCGTTGTTACTGGGCGGATGCCGTTCATTCGGATTATTCGCTACGTTGCCGACCGGATCGCGGCCGACCGCAGCGCCCGAACGATGAAATCGATTGCCGCGCAGCGCGCAATTGCCCGCGCCGCTCTGCAACCGAATGGCCTTGCGGCAACCCTGCACGAGCTCGAAACACAGCTTGATTGCTGGGTCGCGCTCTACGACCAGCTGGGCCGGCCGATCCGCCTGCAAACCAAGCGTTCGGCCCCATCCAAACTCATCGACGACCTCTCCGCATCGGTTGCCGCGACGCTGCGCGGCGCCAAGCGCGCCAGTCGCACGCTCGACACCGAAGCCGGTGAAGTGACGCTGCAGACCATCGGTCGCACCGGGGCGCTGCTGGGCGCACTGGTGATCGGCAAATCGATCACCGGTGACTCGGAGAGCAATGACCTGGTCGCAAGCGTGCTCGGCATCGCAACCATTGCGATTGAGCAGCACCGAGTGCTCGATACGGCCCGGCATGAGCTTCGTCGCGGGGTGTTGGCGCTCCTTGAGGCGCAGGCGACGGATGCGGCTGTTGCGGCATTGCGGGCACTCGGCGGATGGGTGCCAGACGGCCCGGTCATGGTGTCGGCTGTTCGTGGCGTCAAGAATTGGCGGGCGACGCTCGGGGAATTGGAAGTACTGGCATCCGGCGGCGAGTTCGCCTTCGCCCAGGTGGGCGAGGAACTCGTCGTCGTCGAACCCGCTCAGCTGACCCCTCGGCCAAGCGCCGCAGCGTTCGAGGGACGCGAACTAGTAATTGGTGTGTCGCGCGCGGTCGAGCTGCGCGAGTTTGCCGAGGGACTGCGACAGGCACGACAGGCGGCCGACCGGGCGCGCTGCGGGGAGCCGGTCGAGTTTGAAGCGCTGGCGCAATTGGGGATGTTCGCATGGCTGGAGGCTGCCGACGGCTCGGTGGCAGCACAGCGACTACTCGAGTCCGTGTATTCCCGCAGCGATGCGAAGGAACTGCTGCGCGACGTTCAGGTGTGGTTCGCACACAATTGCGCTTGGGATCCGGCGGCGCGCGAACTCGGGATGCACCGGCACACACTGCGCAGCCGCGTTGATCTGGTCGGGGAGCTGTGCCACCTCGACCTCAGCGATTTTGGTGCGCGCGCGGAGCTCTACGCGGCGCTGCAATTGCGAGGATGA
- a CDS encoding iron ABC transporter permease: MRKSAATSTSLTNTSEVTELSAMDSRSRGTEHHSGFSANAAVALCALLLLLALTSLWHLMQGTSGALLVDSDLFFGSRLPRLAAGAAVGIALGAAGALMQSLSRNALAAPDTLGVTAGAHLAVTAVAAFGVTVPIWATGSVAFVGGLGAAALVLGLAGGAGSSTTRLVLAGSALAMACQAATSTLLILFQEETKGLLAWGSGSLSQLSINAFLHSAPITLIALTLALLLARNLDILTLGDDSASALGIPVRKTRIAGLLIATMLTATALTLAGPIGFVGLGAPVLTRLMSRWVPALNRHLLLIPTSGLVGAILVILADAVLRALIGPEGALAVPTGVATTILGAIILVLMARRLRDSGPTRQPPSIRFGARSRSRFALVLTLCIALLAGTIVAGLLLGSTCLLTGDVALWMQGEAPPQIAFALDERAPRVVAAITAGAALALAGTLTQAVSRNPLAEPSLLGITGGAGLGAVLVTTSASASMFGMLVGAIIGAFAAFVLVYVLAWRGGISADRFILTGIGVSYGTIALTTFLLLRSNPWDTPKIFTWLSGTTYGRTWEQLIPLAIALLIALPVVFAQRRNLDLVALDEDTPRLLGVGLERSRLLLLTVAAILAALSVIAVGVVGFVGLVAPHAARALVGARHDRVIPVALTLGAVLVGVADLIGRTVIAPAQVPAGLIVALLGAPYFVWLLWRSRSH; encoded by the coding sequence GTGCGAAAGTCGGCGGCAACGAGCACTTCGCTCACTAATACCTCGGAAGTAACTGAACTCTCGGCAATGGATTCCAGATCGAGGGGAACTGAGCATCATTCAGGGTTTTCAGCGAACGCAGCTGTGGCGTTGTGCGCCCTGCTGCTCCTGCTGGCACTCACCAGCCTGTGGCATCTCATGCAGGGCACCAGCGGCGCGCTACTCGTAGACAGCGACCTTTTCTTCGGTTCCCGCCTACCTCGCCTCGCGGCAGGCGCAGCCGTCGGCATTGCGCTGGGCGCAGCGGGTGCGCTCATGCAATCCCTGTCTCGAAACGCACTCGCCGCACCCGATACTCTCGGCGTTACTGCCGGCGCTCATCTTGCCGTGACGGCAGTGGCTGCCTTCGGGGTCACCGTACCGATCTGGGCAACTGGCAGCGTCGCATTTGTTGGCGGACTCGGCGCGGCAGCCCTGGTGCTTGGACTTGCCGGCGGCGCCGGATCATCAACCACGCGGCTCGTACTCGCCGGCTCAGCACTCGCGATGGCGTGTCAGGCGGCGACCTCGACCCTGCTCATCCTGTTTCAAGAGGAGACCAAGGGCCTACTTGCTTGGGGAAGCGGCAGTCTGTCGCAACTGAGCATTAATGCTTTCCTCCATTCTGCGCCCATCACGCTAATCGCGCTCACGCTTGCCCTGTTGCTCGCAAGAAACCTCGACATCTTGACGCTCGGTGACGATTCGGCGTCAGCCCTAGGCATCCCTGTTCGCAAGACACGTATCGCCGGCCTGTTAATCGCCACCATGCTCACTGCCACGGCGCTCACACTCGCGGGACCAATTGGTTTTGTTGGGCTCGGTGCGCCAGTGCTCACCCGTCTCATGTCGCGGTGGGTACCCGCGCTCAATCGGCATCTGCTCCTCATCCCGACTTCCGGCCTGGTCGGTGCGATTCTCGTGATCCTCGCCGACGCGGTGTTGCGAGCACTGATCGGTCCCGAAGGTGCACTCGCGGTTCCGACCGGAGTGGCAACAACCATCCTTGGAGCAATCATCCTCGTGCTCATGGCGCGACGGTTACGCGACTCGGGCCCCACAAGACAGCCGCCGAGCATCCGTTTTGGTGCACGCAGCCGTAGTCGTTTTGCGCTCGTGCTCACGCTGTGCATTGCCCTCCTTGCCGGCACCATCGTTGCCGGCCTCCTGCTCGGCAGTACCTGTCTACTCACCGGTGATGTTGCACTGTGGATGCAAGGCGAGGCACCCCCACAGATCGCATTCGCGCTCGATGAACGTGCACCGCGAGTAGTTGCTGCCATCACCGCCGGAGCAGCCCTCGCACTCGCCGGTACACTCACACAAGCTGTAAGCCGGAACCCCCTTGCTGAACCGAGCTTGCTAGGCATCACCGGCGGCGCGGGGCTCGGTGCGGTACTCGTGACCACAAGCGCATCAGCTTCAATGTTCGGGATGCTGGTTGGGGCGATTATCGGCGCGTTTGCGGCCTTCGTTCTCGTTTATGTGCTCGCTTGGCGAGGGGGCATCAGCGCCGACCGGTTCATTCTCACCGGAATCGGCGTCTCGTATGGAACGATTGCCCTGACCACGTTCCTCCTTCTGCGGAGCAACCCCTGGGATACCCCGAAGATTTTTACTTGGCTTTCGGGAACTACCTACGGCCGCACGTGGGAGCAGCTGATTCCACTCGCGATAGCGCTGCTCATAGCGCTGCCCGTCGTATTCGCCCAGCGTCGAAACCTCGACCTCGTCGCACTGGATGAAGACACCCCGCGCCTACTCGGGGTGGGGTTGGAGCGCTCACGCCTGCTCTTACTCACGGTCGCTGCAATCTTGGCTGCACTGAGTGTGATCGCAGTGGGAGTGGTTGGTTTCGTCGGGCTCGTCGCTCCTCACGCTGCCCGGGCCCTCGTTGGCGCGCGGCACGACCGAGTTATCCCCGTTGCGTTGACGCTCGGGGCGGTGCTCGTAGGCGTTGCCGACCTTATTGGGCGCACCGTCATCGCGCCCGCTCAGGTGCCAGCAGGACTCATCGTCGCCCTGTTGGGCGCACCTTATTTCGTCTGGTTGTTGTGGAGATCACGCTCGCACTAG
- a CDS encoding iron-siderophore ABC transporter substrate-binding protein, with protein MRKPFILAAMFSAMTIVLAGCGTTSAPSQSEGQTLSSNAAGCDSDTTKTSTGAVELTDDFGRTVHLDEPAQRVAVLEWQQIEDVLTLCISPVAVADAKGFSTWVTAETLPAGVVDVGTRQEPNLDTLVSTQPDLVIVEATAADDPIIGQLEHYGIPVLATIGADSNDPIAKMLSTFDLIAQATGREERAKIVTEEFQTHLQEAETEIAATEPAITEFVYLDGWVDGGNVSLRLFGDGSLVGAIGTRLGLENAWTGDTDSVYGLGTTDIEGMTTIGDATILHTSVAAETNDHFLASAADNPAWKSIPAVKEGRVHSFPKGIWTFGGPRSAQQIIDAYVDVITK; from the coding sequence ATGCGCAAACCCTTCATTCTCGCCGCCATGTTCAGCGCCATGACCATCGTGCTCGCTGGTTGCGGCACAACATCAGCCCCATCCCAGTCGGAGGGCCAAACGCTCAGCAGCAATGCGGCCGGATGCGACAGCGACACCACCAAAACGTCTACCGGCGCGGTTGAGCTCACCGACGACTTTGGCCGAACCGTTCACCTCGACGAACCAGCCCAACGAGTTGCTGTGCTGGAATGGCAGCAGATCGAAGATGTCCTCACACTCTGCATCAGCCCCGTCGCAGTCGCAGACGCTAAGGGCTTCAGCACCTGGGTGACCGCCGAAACTCTGCCTGCGGGTGTAGTCGATGTGGGCACTCGCCAAGAACCCAACCTCGATACCCTCGTCAGCACGCAGCCCGACCTCGTGATCGTTGAGGCAACCGCTGCAGACGACCCGATTATTGGTCAGCTTGAACACTATGGCATCCCTGTTCTCGCCACGATTGGTGCCGATAGCAACGATCCGATTGCCAAGATGCTGTCGACGTTTGACCTCATCGCACAGGCAACCGGCCGTGAAGAGCGTGCCAAAATCGTCACGGAAGAATTCCAAACCCATTTGCAGGAGGCCGAAACCGAGATCGCGGCCACCGAACCGGCAATTACAGAATTCGTCTACCTCGACGGCTGGGTCGATGGCGGTAACGTCTCGTTGCGTCTGTTCGGTGATGGCTCACTGGTTGGCGCGATCGGCACACGATTGGGACTCGAGAACGCATGGACTGGGGACACGGACTCCGTCTACGGTCTGGGCACCACCGACATTGAAGGTATGACCACAATCGGCGATGCCACCATCTTGCACACCAGTGTCGCCGCCGAGACCAACGATCATTTCCTTGCCTCTGCAGCCGACAACCCCGCCTGGAAATCCATTCCCGCAGTCAAAGAAGGCCGAGTGCATTCCTTCCCCAAGGGCATCTGGACCTTCGGCGGCCCGCGGTCCGCACAACAGATCATCGACGCCTACGTCGACGTCATCACCAAGTAA
- a CDS encoding ABC transporter ATP-binding protein translates to MNSSSSSHADIAGDLSAETLTLSYGRTPVVQNASLRLRPGLVTALIGPNGSGKSTVLRALARLHRIDAGRVQIGGEDTTAYSAREFARIVAMLSQSRPHPSGLAVHDVVAYGRHPHRSRFAGLTDTDREAINRALDLTGLTLMADRPVDELSGGELQRVWLATSLAQDTGVLLLDEPTNHLDLRYQVETLDLVRDLADRGTALGVVLHDLNQAATVADQVVLMHNGQVRATGTPEQVLTSEHLSQAYGLTIDTSHDTTSGCVRIAPRGRHHARGRKPLLTLSA, encoded by the coding sequence ATGAATAGTTCCTCTTCTTCGCATGCTGATATCGCCGGCGACCTCAGTGCCGAAACACTGACCCTGAGTTACGGCCGCACCCCCGTCGTGCAGAACGCTTCACTGCGATTGCGACCCGGACTTGTCACCGCTTTGATCGGCCCCAACGGAAGCGGGAAGTCGACGGTGCTGCGAGCACTGGCTCGCCTGCACCGCATTGATGCTGGCCGTGTGCAGATCGGAGGCGAAGACACAACCGCGTACTCAGCACGCGAATTCGCACGCATCGTGGCAATGCTCTCTCAGTCTCGCCCGCATCCCTCAGGGCTCGCCGTCCACGACGTAGTGGCGTACGGTCGCCACCCCCATCGAAGCCGATTCGCGGGCCTGACCGACACCGACCGCGAAGCCATCAACCGCGCCCTCGACCTTACGGGCCTCACACTGATGGCCGATCGGCCAGTTGACGAACTATCCGGCGGCGAATTGCAGCGTGTCTGGCTCGCGACATCCCTGGCACAAGACACCGGTGTCCTGCTGCTCGATGAACCCACCAACCACCTCGATCTGCGTTATCAGGTTGAAACGCTCGACCTTGTTCGCGATCTCGCCGATCGCGGCACAGCACTCGGCGTTGTCCTCCACGACCTCAATCAGGCAGCCACTGTCGCCGACCAGGTCGTGCTTATGCATAACGGGCAGGTTCGCGCTACTGGAACGCCGGAACAGGTGCTCACGAGCGAGCATCTCTCACAAGCCTACGGACTGACCATCGACACGAGTCATGACACCACAAGTGGCTGCGTCCGCATCGCTCCGAGAGGTCGCCACCATGCTCGAGGTCGAAAACCACTCCTAACGCTATCTGCCTAG
- a CDS encoding siderophore-interacting protein produces MNVQPHHCFNTVVARVVRLSPHFVRVTFTGDELAHFCVDGPDQRIKLMLPLPDGSVTDVGQLDETTPVREWYTRWRMLPDTDRNPLRTYTVRAWRPELREIDVDFVLHGIHGPASAWASSAVPGQQMVVIGPDARAKDRGGFEWKPGAATNVLIGGDETAGPAICAIVESLPQAVRGDVFIEVPTAADAMPLTTSAGINISWLARNDASHGERLGAAIREWGSRRLSTGCGDHLASPGQAYPFEESDASETLWEVPEQSSSAEYAWLAGESRTITALRRYLVRDLNIDRGSVAFMGYWRLGRAES; encoded by the coding sequence GTGAATGTACAGCCCCACCACTGCTTCAATACTGTCGTTGCTCGTGTCGTTCGGCTGAGCCCACACTTTGTGCGGGTGACGTTTACCGGCGACGAGCTTGCGCACTTTTGTGTTGACGGTCCCGACCAACGAATCAAACTCATGCTCCCGTTACCTGATGGTTCGGTTACTGATGTTGGGCAGCTTGACGAAACCACACCGGTTCGTGAGTGGTACACGCGGTGGCGGATGCTGCCAGATACGGATCGCAATCCATTACGGACTTACACCGTGCGAGCGTGGCGGCCGGAACTGCGCGAAATCGATGTCGACTTTGTACTTCACGGCATCCACGGCCCTGCCTCGGCCTGGGCATCGAGCGCTGTTCCAGGTCAGCAGATGGTGGTGATTGGCCCAGACGCGCGTGCGAAGGATCGGGGCGGTTTCGAATGGAAACCGGGCGCCGCTACGAACGTGCTCATCGGGGGTGACGAAACTGCCGGTCCTGCGATCTGTGCCATTGTTGAGTCCTTGCCACAAGCAGTGCGAGGCGACGTATTCATCGAGGTACCGACGGCCGCAGATGCAATGCCGCTGACAACATCCGCGGGGATAAACATTTCTTGGCTCGCTAGGAACGATGCCAGCCATGGTGAACGGCTCGGCGCGGCGATTCGTGAGTGGGGAAGCCGCCGACTATCGACCGGATGCGGCGATCACCTAGCATCCCCGGGGCAGGCATACCCATTCGAGGAATCCGACGCGAGCGAAACGCTGTGGGAGGTTCCGGAGCAGTCGTCAAGCGCGGAGTATGCCTGGTTGGCAGGTGAATCTAGAACGATCACAGCGCTGCGGAGATATCTTGTGCGTGACCTCAACATCGACCGCGGTTCGGTTGCCTTCATGGGGTACTGGCGTCTCGGTCGCGCCGAAAGCTGA
- a CDS encoding class II histone deacetylase, with protein MAAIRRTGYVWDESFAWHNTGNTAAIWPPSPVVQPIEAFENPATKARLASLIEVSRLGEQLIRRGTRLATDEELLRVHDGEYLQRLARESEHLGGEGGDGETIFGVGSYEIARRAAGSLIDLTDAVLSGELDNAYALVRPPGHHAEPDRGRGYCLLANVPIAIEHARQVRGVERVAIVDYDVHHGNGAERIYWTDGDVLNISIHQDQLFPENSGEMEKNGEGAGAGANLNIPLPAGSGHGAYLETFRQVVYPALAQFQPDLIMVSSGFDPSMLDPLGCMSVTSEGFREMARLLLEWADELCEGRVVFSHEGGYSPVYVPFCGLAVIEELSGHRTEVTDPFASGWANNPVHQLRDDQQAVIQQAAELVRKVPARAN; from the coding sequence ATGGCCGCAATTCGGCGAACTGGATATGTCTGGGACGAGAGCTTTGCCTGGCATAACACGGGCAATACGGCTGCGATCTGGCCACCGAGCCCCGTTGTGCAGCCGATCGAGGCGTTTGAGAACCCCGCGACAAAGGCGCGCTTGGCGAGCCTTATCGAAGTGAGCCGGCTCGGAGAGCAGCTCATCCGCCGAGGAACTCGGCTCGCGACTGACGAAGAGCTGCTTCGCGTCCACGATGGCGAGTACCTGCAGCGGCTTGCGCGGGAAAGTGAGCACCTTGGTGGGGAAGGCGGCGATGGCGAGACGATCTTCGGTGTCGGCTCCTACGAGATCGCTCGCCGCGCCGCGGGCTCGCTGATTGACCTGACGGATGCGGTGCTGAGCGGTGAACTCGATAACGCCTATGCGCTCGTTCGCCCACCGGGGCACCACGCCGAACCGGATCGTGGCCGCGGATACTGCCTTCTCGCCAATGTGCCGATTGCGATCGAGCACGCCCGTCAGGTTCGCGGCGTCGAGCGCGTGGCCATCGTCGACTACGACGTCCACCACGGAAACGGCGCGGAGCGCATCTACTGGACGGATGGCGATGTGCTGAACATCTCCATCCACCAAGACCAGCTCTTCCCCGAAAACTCCGGCGAGATGGAAAAGAACGGTGAGGGTGCAGGTGCGGGTGCAAACCTCAACATCCCGCTCCCAGCCGGTAGCGGTCACGGGGCGTACCTCGAAACCTTCCGGCAGGTGGTCTACCCGGCACTGGCACAGTTCCAGCCCGACCTCATCATGGTCTCCAGCGGTTTTGACCCGTCGATGCTCGATCCGCTCGGCTGCATGTCGGTGACGTCCGAGGGCTTCCGGGAGATGGCACGCCTGCTACTCGAATGGGCTGACGAGCTGTGCGAGGGACGGGTGGTGTTCTCGCATGAGGGTGGCTATTCGCCGGTGTACGTGCCGTTCTGCGGACTGGCCGTGATCGAGGAGCTCTCCGGACACCGCACCGAGGTCACCGACCCGTTCGCATCCGGATGGGCAAATAATCCGGTACACCAGCTGCGTGACGATCAGCAGGCGGTTATTCAGCAAGCTGCCGAGCTCGTTCGCAAGGTTCCTGCCCGAGCGAACTAA
- a CDS encoding CoA-acylating methylmalonate-semialdehyde dehydrogenase, whose amino-acid sequence MTAHTIPHWINGEEYLAAEPRTAPVFDPALGREIRRTALASEDDVARAVESAHAAYLNWRDMSLAKRTAIMFRFRELLNERKGELAEIITEEHGKVIDDALGEIARGQEVVEYACGITSHLRGHFSEQVSTGYDIHSVRQPIGVAAIISPFNFPAMVPMWFFPIAIAAGNAVVVKPSEKNPSAALWLAKLWKEAGLPDGVYTVVNGDKVAVDALLTHEQVASVSFVGSTPIAKYVYETGTANGKRVQALGGAKNHMLVLPDADLDLVADSAINAGFGSAGERCMAISVVVAVEPVADALIEKIVSRMQQLKVGDGRRGCDMGPLVTEAHRDKVASYIDIAAEDGATVVVDGRGIEVDGDQAGFWLGPTLLDRVPLTSRAYTEEIFGPVLAVVRVNSFDEGLDLINNGAYGNGTAVFTNDGGAARRFQNEVQVGMIGVNVPIPVPIAAYSFGGWKQSIFGDTKAHGDEGVKFFTAQKAITTRWLDPSHGGINLGFPQND is encoded by the coding sequence ATGACTGCACACACCATCCCGCACTGGATCAACGGCGAAGAATACCTCGCTGCCGAGCCCCGCACTGCACCGGTGTTCGATCCGGCACTCGGTCGCGAAATCCGACGCACCGCGCTCGCGAGCGAAGATGACGTTGCTCGCGCAGTTGAATCAGCCCACGCCGCATATCTCAACTGGCGCGATATGTCTTTGGCAAAGCGCACCGCGATCATGTTCCGCTTCCGTGAACTGCTGAACGAACGCAAGGGCGAGCTTGCCGAGATCATCACCGAAGAACACGGCAAGGTCATTGACGATGCACTCGGTGAGATTGCGCGCGGCCAAGAGGTTGTGGAGTACGCCTGCGGAATCACCAGCCACCTGCGCGGTCACTTCTCCGAGCAGGTATCGACCGGATACGACATCCACTCGGTACGCCAACCAATCGGCGTAGCTGCCATCATCTCCCCCTTCAACTTCCCGGCGATGGTGCCGATGTGGTTCTTCCCGATCGCGATCGCTGCCGGTAACGCGGTGGTTGTAAAGCCCAGTGAAAAGAATCCATCCGCCGCGCTGTGGTTGGCAAAGCTCTGGAAAGAGGCTGGCCTGCCGGATGGCGTATACACCGTCGTTAACGGTGACAAGGTCGCGGTGGATGCACTGCTCACGCACGAGCAGGTCGCCTCGGTTTCGTTCGTGGGTTCGACACCGATCGCGAAATACGTGTACGAAACCGGTACCGCCAACGGCAAGCGCGTCCAGGCGCTCGGTGGCGCGAAGAACCACATGCTCGTGCTGCCCGATGCCGATCTCGACCTCGTCGCCGACTCGGCGATCAACGCCGGCTTCGGGTCTGCCGGTGAACGATGCATGGCGATCTCCGTCGTCGTTGCGGTAGAGCCGGTCGCGGACGCGCTGATTGAAAAGATCGTCAGCCGGATGCAGCAGCTCAAGGTCGGCGACGGTCGTCGCGGCTGCGATATGGGCCCGCTGGTCACCGAAGCTCACCGCGACAAAGTGGCAAGCTATATCGACATCGCCGCCGAAGATGGCGCCACGGTCGTCGTTGACGGTCGCGGTATCGAGGTCGACGGCGACCAGGCCGGTTTCTGGCTCGGCCCCACGCTGCTGGACCGTGTCCCGCTCACATCCCGCGCCTACACCGAAGAGATTTTCGGCCCCGTGCTCGCGGTCGTTCGTGTGAACTCCTTCGATGAGGGTCTCGACCTGATTAACAACGGTGCGTACGGTAACGGCACCGCCGTGTTCACGAATGATGGTGGCGCTGCCCGGCGCTTCCAGAACGAAGTTCAGGTGGGCATGATCGGTGTGAACGTGCCGATCCCGGTACCGATTGCCGCGTACTCCTTCGGTGGCTGGAAGCAATCCATCTTCGGTGACACCAAGGCGCACGGCGATGAGGGTGTGAAGTTCTTCACCGCGCAGAAGGCGATCACCACCCGCTGGCTCGACCCGTCGCACGGCGGTATCAACCTCGGCTTCCCGCAGAACGACTAG